One genomic segment of Rubripirellula tenax includes these proteins:
- a CDS encoding response regulator translates to MTTKTVFTTGEAAKICKVSQQTIIRCFDNGSLKGFRVPGSKFRRIPREQLYLFMRDNGIPTDALESGKKKLLIVDDDQDLVDLMKDGFERDARFEIRTANNGFDAGMGVKEFRPDLVVLDVMLPDINGKEVCQRVRNDPTMDMVKILCISGMVEHSKVDALKAAGANDFMQKPFSIDDLVSRACDLLEIDRGVIN, encoded by the coding sequence ATGACCACTAAAACGGTCTTCACGACAGGCGAAGCGGCCAAGATTTGTAAAGTCAGCCAGCAAACGATCATTCGTTGTTTCGACAACGGGTCGCTTAAAGGCTTTCGAGTTCCCGGAAGTAAGTTCCGCCGGATCCCTCGTGAACAGCTTTATCTGTTCATGCGCGACAACGGAATTCCCACCGATGCACTTGAAAGCGGAAAGAAAAAACTGCTGATCGTCGACGACGACCAAGATTTGGTCGACTTGATGAAAGACGGCTTCGAACGCGATGCGCGATTCGAAATCCGAACGGCCAACAACGGCTTCGACGCCGGAATGGGCGTCAAAGAGTTTCGACCCGACTTGGTCGTGTTGGACGTCATGCTTCCCGATATCAACGGAAAAGAAGTCTGCCAACGCGTTCGCAACGATCCGACGATGGACATGGTGAAAATCCTGTGCATCTCGGGGATGGTCGAACACAGCAAGGTTGACGCACTGAAGGCGGCGGGCGCGAACGATTTCATGCAGAAACCGTTTTCGATCGACGACTTGGTCAGCCGCGCATGCGACTTGCTCGAAATTGATCGCGGTGTGATCAACTGA
- a CDS encoding sensor histidine kinase: MPRSPEATEAIGSLLVHLGRGSAINDSLRSRVARAIQSDPPLLIFAALGWTDEQADPADLADWLIDHAMSRFANGDAFLGPPTISDATRSTWQKLYAHFRVLPLDRWMDDAALWLEAGGPKVSQTWQHQWPRIVATTNGKMPTEATVSDDMLGQLARAMEHARTLDGSFDRVLLRSKLGAMKQLAYGLSHEINNPLANISTRAQQLQRGETNPSRVATLQRIVDQVYRAHEMISDLMFFANPPAAIRSRCDLNPILHQVAESFRDEANRQSIRLEVATPDDATEVVVDEKMMTEAITALVRNAVDAVGCQGTIVLSLVRESGRIMIHVADSGPGLSESARLHAFDPFFSGREAGRGLGMGLCRAYRIARLHLGDVILAGGPIGCVTTITLNDH, translated from the coding sequence TTGCCGCGAAGTCCCGAAGCCACCGAGGCCATCGGGTCGCTATTGGTTCATCTCGGTCGAGGTTCGGCGATCAACGATTCGCTGCGGTCTCGCGTCGCTCGGGCAATCCAATCCGACCCGCCGTTGCTGATTTTTGCTGCGCTGGGTTGGACCGATGAACAAGCCGACCCAGCCGATTTGGCCGATTGGTTGATCGATCACGCGATGTCCCGATTTGCCAACGGTGACGCGTTCCTTGGCCCGCCCACGATCAGCGATGCCACCCGATCGACCTGGCAAAAACTCTACGCACACTTCCGTGTGTTGCCACTCGATCGATGGATGGACGATGCCGCGCTCTGGCTAGAAGCTGGCGGCCCCAAAGTGTCACAAACCTGGCAACACCAATGGCCACGGATCGTCGCGACCACCAACGGAAAGATGCCCACCGAGGCCACCGTTTCCGACGACATGTTGGGACAGTTGGCGAGAGCGATGGAGCACGCCCGAACTTTGGACGGTTCCTTCGATCGTGTGCTGTTGCGAAGCAAACTTGGCGCGATGAAACAGCTTGCCTACGGTTTGAGCCACGAGATCAACAATCCGTTGGCCAACATATCCACACGGGCCCAACAACTACAGCGGGGCGAGACCAATCCGTCTCGCGTCGCCACGCTTCAGCGAATTGTGGACCAGGTCTATCGCGCTCATGAGATGATTTCCGACCTGATGTTTTTCGCCAACCCGCCGGCGGCGATCCGGTCCCGGTGTGATTTGAATCCGATCCTTCATCAAGTCGCCGAATCGTTTCGCGATGAAGCGAATCGGCAATCGATCCGATTAGAAGTTGCGACACCCGACGATGCGACCGAAGTGGTTGTCGACGAAAAGATGATGACCGAAGCAATCACTGCACTCGTGCGAAACGCGGTCGATGCAGTGGGTTGCCAAGGCACCATCGTCCTGTCGCTGGTCCGCGAGTCAGGCCGAATCATGATCCATGTGGCCGATAGCGGTCCCGGCTTGTCGGAATCGGCGCGTCTGCATGCTTTTGATCCGTTCTTCAGTGGACGAGAAGCGGGACGGGGCCTTGGGATGGGACTGTGTCGCGCGTACCGTATCGCCCGCTTGCACTTGGGCGACGTCATATTGGCGGGCGGTCCGATCGGATGCGTGACAACGATCACGCTGAACGACCACTAG
- a CDS encoding zinc metallopeptidase, translating to MNDPFFLLLLFGIPAISGLVSRQMRKRFVQFSSDPMPLTGRQAAERMLFENGITDVQVISTPGQLTDHYDPRNKTVNLSQVVYSQSNVAAVAVATHECGHAVQDATGYAMLSLRSKMVPMLKVSNIALPVLAFGGAAISQMAGNHGTALLCFFALGLPALFSVITLPVEFNASRRALNWLEEVGIAKDEQYSRARKALFWAAMTYVVAALGAIIQALYFAKIFLGRGRR from the coding sequence GTGAACGATCCGTTTTTTTTGCTGCTGCTGTTTGGTATTCCGGCGATCAGCGGGTTGGTTTCTCGGCAAATGAGAAAACGGTTTGTCCAGTTTTCGAGCGATCCGATGCCGTTGACCGGTCGGCAAGCGGCCGAACGAATGCTGTTCGAAAACGGCATCACCGATGTACAAGTTATCTCGACGCCGGGCCAATTGACCGACCACTATGATCCACGCAACAAAACGGTGAACCTGAGCCAAGTCGTGTACTCGCAATCCAACGTCGCCGCCGTCGCGGTTGCGACTCATGAATGCGGTCACGCCGTACAGGACGCGACCGGCTACGCGATGTTGTCGCTGCGGTCCAAGATGGTGCCAATGTTGAAGGTCAGCAACATTGCATTGCCCGTTTTGGCATTCGGCGGCGCGGCCATTTCTCAAATGGCAGGCAATCACGGCACGGCGCTGCTGTGTTTTTTCGCACTCGGATTGCCGGCGTTGTTTAGCGTGATCACCTTGCCGGTCGAATTCAACGCTAGCCGACGAGCCCTGAATTGGCTCGAGGAAGTTGGCATCGCCAAAGACGAACAATACAGCCGCGCCCGCAAAGCACTTTTCTGGGCGGCGATGACCTATGTGGTCGCCGCCTTGGGCGCAATCATCCAGGCACTGTACTTCGCCAAAATTTTCCTAGGCCGCGGTCGACGATAA